The following coding sequences lie in one Arachis ipaensis cultivar K30076 chromosome B05, Araip1.1, whole genome shotgun sequence genomic window:
- the LOC107644625 gene encoding cyanogenic beta-glucosidase isoform X1 encodes MAIAFFSVHHFLSVILLLTSTAIQAAAIFNADITTQSEYLNRSAFPQGFIFGTASSSYQVEGAANEGGREPSIWDTFTHKYPGKIYDGSNGDVAVDEYHHYKEDVEAMKDMNMDAYRFSISWSRILPKGRLSGGVNKEGINYYNNLINELLAKDIQPFVTIFHWDLPQALEDEYGGFLSPKIVNDFQDYAEVCFKEFGDRVKHWITLNEPWSYSNHGYAKGSYAPGRCSAWQNRSCTGGDSGTEPYIVTHHQLLAHAVAVNIYKTKYQASQKGLIGIALNCYWMVPLHDTELDKLAAQRALDFMLGWFMEPMTKGDYPSSMRSLVGSRLPKFSSYQSWLLRGSFDFIGLNYYTSYYAADAPELSKAKPSFLTDSLVALTNEYDGIPIGPKGASDWLSVYPEGIRNLLFYFKSNYNNPLIYITENGIDELNDPTLALEEALADKTRIDYYSIHLQYIQTAIKGGVNVKGYFAWSLIDNFEWDHGYTVRFGIYFVDYENGLKRHPKKSAIWFKNLLQREVPTYSNLR; translated from the exons ATGGCTATCGCATTCTTCAGCGTTCATCATTTCCTCAGTGTTATACTGCTTCTTACTTCAACGGCCATTCAAGCTGCAGCCATATTCAACGCCGATATTACTACTCAGTCTGAATATCTCAACCGTTCAGCTTTCCCACAAGGTTTCATTTTTGGGACCGCATCTTCTTCTTACCAG GTGGAAGGTGCAGCAAATGAAGGTGGCCGAGAACCAAGTATATGGGATACTTTCACTCATAAATATCCAG GTAAGATATATGACGGAAGTAACGGAGATGTAGCCGTTGATGAATATCATCATTATAAG GAAGATGTTGAGGCCATGAAGGATATGAACATGGATGCTTATAGATTCTCAATCTCTTGGTCCAGAATACTACCAA AGGGAAGACTTAGTGGAGGTGTGAACAAGGAAGgaataaattattataataacCTCATCAATGAGCTGCTAGCCAAAG ATATTCAGCCCTTTGTCACAATTTTTCATTGGGACCTTCCACAGGCCTTAGAAGATGAATATGGTGGCTTTTTAAGCCCTAAGATAGT GAATGATTTTCAGGACTATGCTGAGGTTTGCTTTAAGGAGTTTGGTGATAGAGTGAAGCACTGGATTACACTCAATGAGCCATGGTCCTACAGCAATCATGGCTACGCAAAAGGAAGTTATGCGCCAGGAAGATGTTCGGCCTGGCAGAACCGTAGCTGCACCGGTGGAGATTCAGGCACTGAACCCTATATTGTGACACACCATCAGTTACTAGCTCATGCAGTTGCTGTTAACATCTACAAGACTAAGTATCAg GCATCTCAGAAGGGCTTGATAGGCATAGCGCTGAATTGTTACTGGATGGTGCCATTACATGATACAGAATTGGATAAACTTGCTGCACAGAGAGCCCTTGATTTCATGCTTGGATG GTTTATGGAGCCAATGACAAAAGGAGACTACCCAAGCTCCATGCGGTCTCTGGTGGGAAGTAGGTTGCCAAAGTTCTCTTCATATCAATCATGGCTTTTAAGAGGGTCCTTTGATTTTATTGGATTAAACTACTACACCTCGTACTATGCTGCTGATGCACCAGAACTAAGTAAAGCGAAGCCTAGCTTTCTCACAGATTCTCTAGTTGCTCTTACAA ATGAGTATGATGGAATACCTATTGGTCCAAAG GGTGCTTCAGATTGGTTGTCTGTTTATCCAGAAGGGATTCGCAACCTTTTGTTCTATTTCAAATCAAATTATAACAACCCTTTGATCTACATCACTGAAAATG gCATAGATGAACTCAATGATCCAACACTAGCACTTGAGGAAGCCCTTGCAGACAAAACAAGAATTGATTACTATTCTATTCATCTACAATATATTCAAACTGCAATCAA GGGTGGCGTGAATGTAAAAGGATATTTTGCATGGTCATTGATTGACAACTTTGAATGGGATCATGGCTACACTGTGAGGTTTGGAATCTACTTTGTAGATTACGAAAATGGTCTGAAAAGACATCCAAAAAAGTCAgctatttggtttaagaatttaCTACAACGTGAAGTACCTACATATAGTAATTTGCGCTAA
- the LOC107644625 gene encoding beta-glucosidase 12 isoform X2: MAIAFFSVHHFLSVILLLTSTAIQAAAIFNADITTQSEYLNRSAFPQGFIFGTASSSYQVEGAANEGGREPSIWDTFTHKYPGKIYDGSNGDVAVDEYHHYKEDVEAMKDMNMDAYRFSISWSRILPKGRLSGGVNKEGINYYNNLINELLAKDIQPFVTIFHWDLPQALEDEYGGFLSPKIVNDFQDYAEVCFKEFGDRVKHWITLNEPWSYSNHGYAKGSYAPGRCSAWQNRSCTGGDSGTEPYIVTHHQLLAHAVAVNIYKTKYQASQKGLIGIALNCYWMVPLHDTELDKLAAQRALDFMLGWFMEPMTKGDYPSSMRSLVGSRLPKFSSYQSWLLRGSFDFIGLNYYTSYYAADAPELSKAKPSFLTDSLVALTSIDELNDPTLALEEALADKTRIDYYSIHLQYIQTAIKGGVNVKGYFAWSLIDNFEWDHGYTVRFGIYFVDYENGLKRHPKKSAIWFKNLLQREVPTYSNLR, encoded by the exons ATGGCTATCGCATTCTTCAGCGTTCATCATTTCCTCAGTGTTATACTGCTTCTTACTTCAACGGCCATTCAAGCTGCAGCCATATTCAACGCCGATATTACTACTCAGTCTGAATATCTCAACCGTTCAGCTTTCCCACAAGGTTTCATTTTTGGGACCGCATCTTCTTCTTACCAG GTGGAAGGTGCAGCAAATGAAGGTGGCCGAGAACCAAGTATATGGGATACTTTCACTCATAAATATCCAG GTAAGATATATGACGGAAGTAACGGAGATGTAGCCGTTGATGAATATCATCATTATAAG GAAGATGTTGAGGCCATGAAGGATATGAACATGGATGCTTATAGATTCTCAATCTCTTGGTCCAGAATACTACCAA AGGGAAGACTTAGTGGAGGTGTGAACAAGGAAGgaataaattattataataacCTCATCAATGAGCTGCTAGCCAAAG ATATTCAGCCCTTTGTCACAATTTTTCATTGGGACCTTCCACAGGCCTTAGAAGATGAATATGGTGGCTTTTTAAGCCCTAAGATAGT GAATGATTTTCAGGACTATGCTGAGGTTTGCTTTAAGGAGTTTGGTGATAGAGTGAAGCACTGGATTACACTCAATGAGCCATGGTCCTACAGCAATCATGGCTACGCAAAAGGAAGTTATGCGCCAGGAAGATGTTCGGCCTGGCAGAACCGTAGCTGCACCGGTGGAGATTCAGGCACTGAACCCTATATTGTGACACACCATCAGTTACTAGCTCATGCAGTTGCTGTTAACATCTACAAGACTAAGTATCAg GCATCTCAGAAGGGCTTGATAGGCATAGCGCTGAATTGTTACTGGATGGTGCCATTACATGATACAGAATTGGATAAACTTGCTGCACAGAGAGCCCTTGATTTCATGCTTGGATG GTTTATGGAGCCAATGACAAAAGGAGACTACCCAAGCTCCATGCGGTCTCTGGTGGGAAGTAGGTTGCCAAAGTTCTCTTCATATCAATCATGGCTTTTAAGAGGGTCCTTTGATTTTATTGGATTAAACTACTACACCTCGTACTATGCTGCTGATGCACCAGAACTAAGTAAAGCGAAGCCTAGCTTTCTCACAGATTCTCTAGTTGCTCTTACAA gCATAGATGAACTCAATGATCCAACACTAGCACTTGAGGAAGCCCTTGCAGACAAAACAAGAATTGATTACTATTCTATTCATCTACAATATATTCAAACTGCAATCAA GGGTGGCGTGAATGTAAAAGGATATTTTGCATGGTCATTGATTGACAACTTTGAATGGGATCATGGCTACACTGTGAGGTTTGGAATCTACTTTGTAGATTACGAAAATGGTCTGAAAAGACATCCAAAAAAGTCAgctatttggtttaagaatttaCTACAACGTGAAGTACCTACATATAGTAATTTGCGCTAA
- the LOC107644625 gene encoding beta-glucosidase 12 isoform X3 encodes MKVAENQVYGILSLINIQEDVEAMKDMNMDAYRFSISWSRILPKGRLSGGVNKEGINYYNNLINELLAKDIQPFVTIFHWDLPQALEDEYGGFLSPKIVNDFQDYAEVCFKEFGDRVKHWITLNEPWSYSNHGYAKGSYAPGRCSAWQNRSCTGGDSGTEPYIVTHHQLLAHAVAVNIYKTKYQASQKGLIGIALNCYWMVPLHDTELDKLAAQRALDFMLGWFMEPMTKGDYPSSMRSLVGSRLPKFSSYQSWLLRGSFDFIGLNYYTSYYAADAPELSKAKPSFLTDSLVALTNEYDGIPIGPKGASDWLSVYPEGIRNLLFYFKSNYNNPLIYITENGIDELNDPTLALEEALADKTRIDYYSIHLQYIQTAIKGGVNVKGYFAWSLIDNFEWDHGYTVRFGIYFVDYENGLKRHPKKSAIWFKNLLQREVPTYSNLR; translated from the exons ATGAAGGTGGCCGAGAACCAAGTATATGGGATACTTTCACTCATAAATATCCAG GAAGATGTTGAGGCCATGAAGGATATGAACATGGATGCTTATAGATTCTCAATCTCTTGGTCCAGAATACTACCAA AGGGAAGACTTAGTGGAGGTGTGAACAAGGAAGgaataaattattataataacCTCATCAATGAGCTGCTAGCCAAAG ATATTCAGCCCTTTGTCACAATTTTTCATTGGGACCTTCCACAGGCCTTAGAAGATGAATATGGTGGCTTTTTAAGCCCTAAGATAGT GAATGATTTTCAGGACTATGCTGAGGTTTGCTTTAAGGAGTTTGGTGATAGAGTGAAGCACTGGATTACACTCAATGAGCCATGGTCCTACAGCAATCATGGCTACGCAAAAGGAAGTTATGCGCCAGGAAGATGTTCGGCCTGGCAGAACCGTAGCTGCACCGGTGGAGATTCAGGCACTGAACCCTATATTGTGACACACCATCAGTTACTAGCTCATGCAGTTGCTGTTAACATCTACAAGACTAAGTATCAg GCATCTCAGAAGGGCTTGATAGGCATAGCGCTGAATTGTTACTGGATGGTGCCATTACATGATACAGAATTGGATAAACTTGCTGCACAGAGAGCCCTTGATTTCATGCTTGGATG GTTTATGGAGCCAATGACAAAAGGAGACTACCCAAGCTCCATGCGGTCTCTGGTGGGAAGTAGGTTGCCAAAGTTCTCTTCATATCAATCATGGCTTTTAAGAGGGTCCTTTGATTTTATTGGATTAAACTACTACACCTCGTACTATGCTGCTGATGCACCAGAACTAAGTAAAGCGAAGCCTAGCTTTCTCACAGATTCTCTAGTTGCTCTTACAA ATGAGTATGATGGAATACCTATTGGTCCAAAG GGTGCTTCAGATTGGTTGTCTGTTTATCCAGAAGGGATTCGCAACCTTTTGTTCTATTTCAAATCAAATTATAACAACCCTTTGATCTACATCACTGAAAATG gCATAGATGAACTCAATGATCCAACACTAGCACTTGAGGAAGCCCTTGCAGACAAAACAAGAATTGATTACTATTCTATTCATCTACAATATATTCAAACTGCAATCAA GGGTGGCGTGAATGTAAAAGGATATTTTGCATGGTCATTGATTGACAACTTTGAATGGGATCATGGCTACACTGTGAGGTTTGGAATCTACTTTGTAGATTACGAAAATGGTCTGAAAAGACATCCAAAAAAGTCAgctatttggtttaagaatttaCTACAACGTGAAGTACCTACATATAGTAATTTGCGCTAA
- the LOC107644630 gene encoding kunitz-type elastase inhibitor BrEI — MKVAMIQFLPLCIFLLINTHPLLAAEPEPVVDKQGEPLQPGVGYYVWPLWEDNGGLTLGHTRNKTCPLDVIRDPSFIGSPVTFRAPGLDYIPTETDLTIDFAVKTTCNEPTVWRLLKEGSGFWFLSTGGDSQSLVSKFKIERLAGDHAYEIYSFKFCPSQPGVICAPVGTFVDADGTKVMAIGDNIETYYVRFQKVYTYAQEKNPAFSIL; from the coding sequence ATGAAGGTTGCAATGATTCAGTTCCTTCCACTATGCATCTTCCTCTTAATAAACACACACCCTTTGCTAGCAGCAGAGCCAGAACCAGTTGTAGACAAGCAAGGAGAGCCATTGCAGCCAGGAGTAGGTTACTATGTATGGCCACTTTGGGAAGATAATGGTGGCTTAACACTAGGCCACACAAGGAACAAGACATGCCCTCTAGATGTTATCCGTGACCCTTCATTCATAGGCTCACCGGTGACCTTCAGGGCGCCGGGACTCGACTATATCCCTACAGAAACCGATCTAACAATCGATTTTGCCGTCAAGACCACCTGCAATGAGCCTACAGTATGGAGACTTTTAAAGGAAGGTTCTGGTTTCTGGTTCTTGAGCACCGGTGGCGATTCTCAGTCACTTGTTAGTAAGTTCAAGATTGAGAGGCTTGCAGGGGACCATGCATATGAGATTTACAGCTTCAAGTTCTGTCCTTCACAGCCTGGTGTTATCTGTGCTCCTGTGGGGACCTTTGTGGATGCTGATGGAACCAAAGTTATGGCCATTGGTGACAACATTGAAACATACTATGTTAGGTTCCAGAAGGTTTATACTTATGCTCAGGAGAAGAATCCAGCTTTTAGCATTTTGTAA
- the LOC107644624 gene encoding TMV resistance protein N-like, with protein sequence MDLCCAEIQFKLVSKTEEMDLSSKSYKWKYDVFLSFRGDDTRRSFTSHLYHALCQKGVNTFIDYKDLIKGEQITPSLLRAIEASRISVVVLSENYASSTSCLDELLKIIECKDTKGQLVLPVFYGVNPSQVREQKGSFAEDLAKHEDKFRDDVNKVKRWRAALCEASTLSGWHMGDGQESKFVQRIVEEILSKLNRTPFNVAKHPVGLDSPIEDIKTLLDTGSDDVQAIGIYGIGGIGKTTLAKAVYNHIANQFEGSAFIANVREISSQRSGLVQLQEALLSEILNHRYCKVGNKDRGINMIKNRLCSKKVLIVVDDADSLDQLESLIGEYSWFGSGSRIIITTRDEHLLVAHNVETIYKVNELNNGHALELFSWFAFKNPCPPTNYEKLSSHILNYAKGLPLALTVLGSHLCGRGKAEWISALAKLKKVPNKQIFEILKISFHGLEENEKAIFLDIACFFKGEDRQYVKMILDGCDLHSDNGFGVLLEKSLITIEVNKIWMHDLLQEMAKEIVRRESPSDPGKRSRLWFNEDVLHVLKHNKGSNNIEGIRLDIPESETEYIEAKALSRMNRLRILIINNMHVTDDIQYLPDNLRLINWPRYPSSTLPPNFYPRRLVCLNMSHSRLKHLWKGVKIFRDLKLVSFSSCEHLKEIPDFSMVPNLESLSLDNCRSLIKVHESVGTLDKLVTLNLLFCSNLKTFPSRFMLKSLRTLLLTGCSKLKKFPEIVGNMEHLEEILLQGTAIKELPQSIEYLSGLKSLFLESCQSLEHLPSSLQKLQNLTILDLSGCSKLQKIPKLPLNTRYIDLSNCRSLTSFPTLSSISNFIAEDFPRFYQIRFVNCHKLVNKQVLEHITNLFCSKDMMLPEYISCEVVLPGSKIPDWFQYQSTNNSIYLEVSSGLYGKPMEVFFGAVFELDKGVTTTGLFASKFDVIVNDIKINMSTSYFEALDSSHVWLSRLKLDHFMWHLKSMRQWNHFQISFSIFETSSKEKIGATLKSCGFHVWYNQEGYGIDHTTVRKSTG encoded by the exons ATGGATTTGTGCTGTGCTGAAATCCAATTCAAGTTGGTTTCAAAAACTGAGGAAATGGATTTGAGCTCTAAATCCTACAAATGGAAGTATGATGTATTCTTGAGCTTTAGAGGGGATGATACACGTAGGAGTTTCACAAGCCATCTTTATCATGCTCTTTGCCAAAAGGGTGTCAATACTTTCATAGACTACAAGGATCTCATAAAGGGAGAGCAGATAACACCTTCACTTCTTAGGGCTATTGAAGCCTCAAGGATCTCAGTCGTTGTATTATCTGAAAACTATGCATCTTCCACTTCTTGCTTGGATGAACTCCTTAAGATCATTGAGTGCAAGGACACTAAGGGTCAGCTGGTTTTGCCGGTCTTTTATGGTGTGAATCCATCTCAAGTAAGAGAACAGAAGGGAAGTTTTGCAGAAGATTTGGCCAAACATGAAGACAAGTTCAGGGATGATGTCAACAAAGTAAAAAGGTGGAGGGCAGCACTATGTGAGGCTTCTACTTTGTCTGGGTGGCACATGGGTGACGG GCAAGAATCAAAATTTGTCCAGAGAATTGTTGAGGAGATATTGAGCAAGTTGAACCGCACACCTTTCAATGTTGCTAAGCATCCTGTTGGATTGGATTCACCTATTGAAGATATTAAAACACTTTTAGATACTGGATCAGATGATGTACAGGCTATAGGAATTTATGGAATTGGAGGTATAGGGAAAACAACACTTGCTAAGGCTGTTTATAACCATATTGCTAACCAGTTTGAGGGTAGCGCCTTCATTGCAAATGTTAGAGAAATTTCAAGTCAAAGATCTGGGTTAGTTCAACTACAAGAAGCTCTTCTTTCTGAGATTTTGAACCATAGATATTGTAAAGTAGGAAACAAAGACAGAGGCATTAATATGATAAAGAATAGGCTTTGCAGCAAAAAAGTTCTCATAGTTGTTGATGATGCTGATTCGTTGGATCAACTGGAATCATTGATTGGAGAATATAGTTGGTTTGGTTCTGGAAGTAGAATCATCATAACAACTAGAGATGAGCATTTGCTAGTTGCTCACAATGTGGAAACAATCTACAAGGTCAACGAATTAAATAATGGTCATGCTCTTGAACTTTTTAGTTGGTTTGCGTTCAAAAATCCATGTCCTCCAACAAATTATGAGAAGCTTTCatcccacatattaaactatgCCAAGGGCCTCCCATTGGCTCTAACAGTTTTGGGATCTCACCTGTGTGGTAGGGGAAAAGCTGAGTGGATAAGTGCATTAGCTAAACTGAAAAAAGTTCCAAACAAACAGATTTTTGAAATACTTAAAATCAGCTTTCATGGATTGGAAGAGAATGAAAAGGCTATTTTTCTTGATATTGCATGTTTCTTTAAGGGAGAGGACAGACAATATGTGAAAATGATATTAGATGGTTGTGACCTACATTCGGATAATGGTTTCGGAGTTCTATTGGAGAAGTCTCTAATTACAATAGAAGTTAATAAGATTTGGATGCATGATTTGCTACAGGAAATGGCTAAAGAAATTGTGCGACGTGAATCCCCTAGTGATCCTGGTAAACGTAGCAGATTATGGTTTAATGAGGATGTTCTTCATGTATTAAAACACAATAAG GGAAGTAACAACATTGAAGGCATAAGGCTAGATATACCAGAATCAGAGACAGAGTACATAGAGGCCAAGGCCTTGTCAAGGATGAATAGACTCAGAATTCTTATTATCAACAATATGCATGTTACAGATGATATCCAGTATCTACCTGATAATCTAAGATTGATTAATTGGCCAAGATACCCCTCTTCAACTCTACCACCAAATTTCTATCCAAGGAGGCTTGTCTGTCTAAATATGAGTCATAGCCGCCTCAAGCACTTGTGGAAGGGAGTTAAG ATATTCAGAGACTTGAAACTTGTGTCCTTTAGCAGCTGTGAACACCTTAAAGAAATTCCAGACTTCTCAATGGTTCCAAACCTAGAAAGCCTAAGCCTAGACAACTGTAGAAGTTTAATTAAGGTGCATGAGTCTGTGGGAACTCTTGATAAGCTTGTTACTTTAAACCTTCTATTTTGCTCCAATCTCAAGACGTTTCCAAGTCGTTTCATGCTAAAATCACTCCGTACTCTCCTCCTCACTGGCTGCTCAAAACTAAAAAAGTTTCCGGAGATTGTGGGGAACATGGAACATCTTGAAGAAATCCTTCTCCAAGGAACAGCAATAAAAGAACTACCTCAGTCGATTGAATATCTAAGTGGGCTGAAGTCCTTATTCTTAGAGTCTTGCCAAAGTCTTGAGCATCTCCCCAGTAGCCTTCAGAAGTTGCAAAACCTTACCATTCTTGATCTAAGTGGCTGCTCTAAGCTTCAAAAGATTCCAAAGCTTCCCCTAAATACAAGATATATAGACTTGAGTAATTGTAGATCTTTGACAAGCTTTCCAACATTATCCAGCATATCAAATTTTATTGCAgaggattttccaaggttttaTCAAATTAGATTTGTTAACTGCCATAAACTGGTAAATAAACAAGTCCTGGAGCACATAACAAATCTCTTCTGTAGTAAG GATATGATGCTTCCAGAATATATTTCTTGTGAAGTTGTACTTCCAGGGAGCAAGATCCCAGATTGGTTCCAATACCAGAGTACTAATAATTCCATTTAtcttgaggtatcttcaggtttaTATGGTAAGCCCATGGAGGTGTTTTTTGGCGCAGTTTTTGAGTTGGATAAAGGTGTTACTACAACTGGCCTGTTTGCAAGTAAATTTGATGTTATTGTCAATGATATAAAGATAAATATGTCTACAAGCTATTTTGAGGCACTGGACTCAAGTCATGTGTGGTTGAGTCGGTTGAAACTTGATCATTTTATGTGGCACCTTAAAAGTATGCGTCAATGGAATCACTTTCAGATTTCATTTTCAATCTTTGAAACATCATCAAAGGAGAAGATAGGGGCAACCTTGAAGAGTTGTGGTTTCCATGTTTGGTACAATCAAGAAGGGTATGGGATTGATCATACAACAGTTAGGAAGTCCACAGGGTAA